A stretch of Halichondria panicea chromosome 1, odHalPani1.1, whole genome shotgun sequence DNA encodes these proteins:
- the LOC135333694 gene encoding E-selectin-like, which yields MSVNGSFNGTAPTCDPITCSTVAIPNNGSLDFGGASPDVRNNYALNVVATYNCDNGFSLVGDRTRMCTGEGSSSSIGTFDGVDPTCEPITCPSIPSTNNGSIDFGRASPNENSTYAFNVVATYNCDTGFSLVGDNTRNCTGDGNSIIGAFDGSAPNCQLITCFPLTDPFNGFVTYSSTVNSNYVFDVVATYSCDTGFFLVGNDSRTCTGDGSSITGAFDGLVPSCEAITCPSLSNPTNGSVSYSNVPDQNNRYSFNVTATYSCNSGFTLVGNKIRNCFGDGSSTTGLFDGLAPACKATTCSPLADLLNGTISYSAAADGLGNYVFNVTANHSCDTGFDLVGNNPRTCSGDGSIITGTFDGEAPSCEPAVASSSSLIRDVVVPVVSVMAVLALVVLGGAVYGYIKVISHLFKLQKAETGTAKLL from the exons ATGAGTGTAAATGGTAGCTTTAATGGAacagctccaacttgtgacc CCATTACATGCTCAACTGTAGCCATTCCGAACAATGGCAGTCTGGACTTTGGTGGAGCCTCACCTGATGTAAGGAACAACTATGCATTAAATGTAGTGGCTACCTACAACTGTGACAATGGATTTTCTCTGGTTGGGGACCGAACAAGGATGTGCACTGGAGAAGGCAGTAGCAGCTCCATTGGTACATTTGATGGGGTGgatccaacttgtgaac CTATAACTTGCCCCAGTATTCCCTCAACAAACAACGGCAGTATTGATTTTGGTAGAGCCTCGCCTAATGAAAACAGCACCTATGCGTTTAATGTGGTGGCTACCTACaactgtgacactgggttttctCTGGTTGGGGACAACACAAGAAAttgcactggagatggcaaCAGCATTATTGGTGCCTTTGATGGGTCAGCTCCGAATTGTCAGC TGATTACCTGTTTTCCGTTGACTGATCCTTTCAATGGTTTTGTAACATACAGTTCTACTGTAAATAGCAATTACGTCTTTGATGTGGTGGCTACctacagttgtgacactggctTTTTTCTGGTTGGTAACGACTCAAggacttgcactggagatggcagCAGCATTACTGGTGCCTTTGATGGCCTAGTTCCAAGCTGCGAAG CTATAACATGCCCATCACTTTCCAATCCAACCAACGGCTCTGTTTCTTATTCGAATGTGCCTGATCAAAACAACAGATACTCTTTCAATGTAACAGCTACCTACAGCTGCAACTCTGGGTTTACTCTGGTTGGTAACAAGATAAGGAATTGCTTTGGAGATGGCAGTAGTACTACTGGTTTATTTGATGGGTTGGCTCCAGCATGCAAAg CAACAACTTGTTCTCCTCTTGCCGACCTACTTAACGGGACTATATCTTATTCTGCTGCCGCTGATGGTTTGGGAAATTATGTATTCAATGTGACGGCTAACCacagttgtgacactgggtttgaTCTGGTTGGTAACAACCCAAGGACTTGCAGTGGAGATGGCAGTATTATTACGGGTACTTTTGACGGAGAAGCTCCATCTTGTGAAC CTGCAGTTGCCTCATCTTCATCACTTATCCGAGATGTTGTCGTACCTGTTGTGAGTGTGATGGCTGTACTAGCTCTAGTTGTACTGGGTGGAGCTGTTTATGGATACATTAAAGTGATAAGCCATCTGTTCAAGTTACAAAAGGCTGAAACTGGGACTGCTAAACTGTTGTAA